In the genome of Paenibacillus pabuli, the window GGATCGTTTTATTGAGACGGTAAAAGCAACCTGTGATTATATCAAAGCAAAAAAACGCAGCAAAAAGACCATGTTCCTGTCCTTTGATGAATGGAATGTCTGGTACCACTCCAATGAAAGTGACAGGAAGCTGGATCCATGGCAGATTGCTCCGCCGCAGCTGGAGGATGTTTACAACCATGAGGATGCACTGCTTGTGGGCTGTATGCTGATCAGCATGCTGAAACATGCGGACCGTGTCAAAATGGCGTGTCTGGCCCAGCTCGTCAACGTTATCGCTCCAATCATGACAGAAAATGGCGGCGCCGCGTGGAGACAGACGATCTTCTATCCGTTCATGCACGCTTCCGTGTTTGGACGTGGAACAGCGCTTGTGCCGTTGATTCAGTCACCAAAATACGACACCAAACAAATTACGGATGTTCCTTATCTGGAGGGCATTGCAGTGCATAATGAAGAGCAGGGGGAAGTAACTGTTTTCGCTGTAAACCGTCATCTGGAAGAATCACTTCCGCTTGAAGTGGATTTGCGCAGCTTTGGGAAGTGTCAGTTGATTGAGCATATTGTACTGGAAAGTGATGATCTGAAAGCAGCCAATACCGCCGCACAGCCGAATCGCGTCGCTCCTCATAATCGTGGTGGTGCAGAGGTATCAGATACAGTGATCACGGCAAGCCTGGCCAAAGCTTCATGGAACGTGATCCGATTGAAAGTTCAGTAATAGAATCATTCGGTTGGACGGGCAATACAGGAGACAGTGGAGTCGCAGCACAGCCGGATTGACAAGTCACTCCGAAATTGCAGGACAGTGATAGCGCAAACGGAGCACATAGTACTCCGAAATTACAGACACTGGAGCCACTCATAAGGTTACAGAGCACTCCTAGGAGCCATCGCTGGATTTCTGTAATCATAAATTTTTAAAAAAAGGGCTGAATGCGAGCTTTCGCGCATTCAGCTCTTTTTCGTGACGCACTTTGTCCGGCCTTTTTGAAAGGCTGCGTACATTTAATCCATTTTGAGTCACAAGAGAGCTCCTAAATGGTTCCCAGATTCTAACGAATCGTGTACACCTTATTTTGCAGATTAGTGCTGTACAATAAATCTAACGAACTCAGGACTCACTATTTTGAAAAAACTTGCGATTTCGTCGCCAAAGAGGGGATGCAGGAGAGAATAAGGCGTCTACAATTCGTTAGAACGGCGAACTTGCGATAACTCGACATATAGGGCGTCCCAGGTTCGTTAGCCATTTGAACAAACAGTAAATGAAATTTACTTCAATTCAGCACTCGGCCCAAACACAAAGCTCTCTCCGTCACGTGGGATGAGTACCTGTCCATCCAATTGTTCGAATGCCAGATAACTCGCGAGGTCCACGCGGGACATCATGCAATGGTTAATGGCGTCCATATGCACAGCAATGACATGCGCATTCGCTGCATGGCGTTTCACGGCTGCTACGTCAGGTCCGTCCATCGTGATCGGATCTCCTTGCAGGAAGCGGGCACCGCCGGCATTCACCACAATTACCTCAGGCTGATATTGACGGATGGCCTCGGCGGGCTCTTCACACCAGATCGTATCCCCTGCGATATAGGAGACAGGTTCTTCGTCAGCTTCCAATACAAAGCCAGACACCTTGCCCATTCGTTCGCCGATTTCCCCGGTTCCGTGATGTCCTGAAGTGCGGGCGAAACGGACGGAATGATACTCATGTTTGTCATCCACGGCAGTGACGTTGGTAAATCCGGCTTCTGTGAACACGGATTCATCTCCTGGTTGGCATAGTAGGGGTATATCCTTACGGAGCTGCTTCGCTGCTGCTTCATCCCAATGATCAGGGTGGGTATGTGTAACGATCAGCAGATCCGGGTTCAAATAATCCGTTTCCGTCTCGGGTAAGGAGACTCTTGGATTGCGTAATTCATTGGGTGTGTTCGGGAAAGCAGGCATCACTTCTTTATCCATCAACATGGGATCAACCAGTATATTCAGCCCCCCATATTCCAACCATAATGTAGCATTACGAATCAATTGAATTT includes:
- a CDS encoding MBL fold metallo-hydrolase — translated: MKIQLIRNATLWLEYGGLNILVDPMLMDKEVMPAFPNTPNELRNPRVSLPETETDYLNPDLLIVTHTHPDHWDEAAAKQLRKDIPLLCQPGDESVFTEAGFTNVTAVDDKHEYHSVRFARTSGHHGTGEIGERMGKVSGFVLEADEEPVSYIAGDTIWCEEPAEAIRQYQPEVIVVNAGGARFLQGDPITMDGPDVAAVKRHAANAHVIAVHMDAINHCMMSRVDLASYLAFEQLDGQVLIPRDGESFVFGPSAELK